One Bombus fervidus isolate BK054 chromosome 7, iyBomFerv1, whole genome shotgun sequence genomic region harbors:
- the LOC139988768 gene encoding chymotrypsin-1-like: MTVVVGTNYLSQPGIVHTVNKLIWHEFYNEYLVRNDIGLILVNGYIKYNDKIQPIPLAKVYYVPQETNAVVTGWGKLNSGSGGMSNVLQALNVTIVSQEVCQMYDWMATKNNICSSARRNQEVCSGDPGSPLVFNGIQVGIVSYGRSCDYLSVYTRVFPYEQWINNITSNYHGIGSQVNSNMWTTLVLAVSILVFSLQ; the protein is encoded by the exons ATGACGGTTGTTGTTGGAACCAATTATTTATCGCAACCTGGTATTGTTCACACAGTCAACAAATTGATTTGGCACGAATTTTACAACGAATACCTAGTCCGTAATGATATCGGCTTAATACTCGTAAATGGatacattaaatataacgACAAAATTCAACCGATTCCACTTGCAAAGGTGTATTACGTACCTCAAGAAACAAACGCTGTGGTAACCGGTTGGGGAAAATTAAAC AGTGGATCAGGCGGCATGTCTAACGTGTTGCAAGCGCTAAATGTAACTATAGTGTCGCAGGAAGTGTGCCAAATGTACGATTGGATGgcaacaaaaaataatatatgctCGAGTGCAAGACGAAATCAAGAAGTTTGCTCC GGTGATCCTGGTAGTCCTTTGGTTTTTAATGGTATACAAGTGGGGATTGTTTCTTATGGTCGATCATGTGACTACCTCAGCGTGTACACCAGAGTGTTTCCTTACGAACAGtggataaataatattacaagtaATTACCATGGTATAGGATCTCAAGTAAATTCAAATATGTGGACTACATTGGTGCTTGCAGTATCAATACTCGTCTTCTCTTTACAGTAG